A part of Caretta caretta isolate rCarCar2 chromosome 1, rCarCar1.hap1, whole genome shotgun sequence genomic DNA contains:
- the GLT8D2 gene encoding glycosyltransferase 8 domain-containing protein 2 isoform X2, whose amino-acid sequence MEEEIPVVICAATGRMGAAVAAISSIYSNTDANVLFYIVGLKNTIPHIRRWIENTKLKEIKYKIVEFNPMVLKGKIRPDASRPELLQPLNFVRYYLPLLIHKHEKVIYLDDDVIVQGDIQELYDTKLDPGHAAAFSDDCDLPSTHEMVRSVGMQNTYMGYLDYRKQTIRDLGISPSTCSFNPGVIVANMTEWKHQRITKQLEKWMQRNVEENLYSSTLGGGVATSPMLIVFHGKYSTINPLWHVRHLGWSPDARYSEHFLQEAKLLHWNGRYKPWDYPSVHNDLWENWFIPDPSGKFKMIRPNS is encoded by the exons ATGGAAGAAGAAATTCCAGTGGTGATATGTGCTGCTACGGGTAGAATGGGCGCAGCCGTAGCAGCAATCAGCAGCATCTACAGCAACACGGATGCTAATGTTTTGTTCTACATCGTTGGCCTGAAGAACACAATTCCACATATCCG AAGATGGATTGAAAATACCAAATTGAAAGAAATAAAGTATAAAATTGTGGAGTTCAACCCTATGGtactaaaaggaaaaataagaccAGATGCATCACGCCCTGAGTTACTCCAGCCT ctgAACTTCGTTCGATATTATCTCCCCCTGCTTATCCACAAACATGAGAAAGTCATATATTTGGATGATGATGTGATTGTGCAAG GTGACATCCAGGAACTGTATGACACAAAGCTAGATCCAGGCCATGCTGCAGCTTTTTCAGACGACTGTGATTTGCCTTCTACTCATGAAATGGTGAGAAGTGTAGGAATGCAG AACACATACATGGGATATCTGGACTACCGGAAGCAAACAATTAGAGACCTTGGCATCAGCCCCAGCACTTGCTCCTTTAACCCTGGTGTAATTGTGGCTAATATGACAGAATGGAAGCACCAGCGGATTACAAAGCAATTAGAAAAATGGATGCAAAGAAATGTAGA AGAAAACCTCTACAGCAGCACCCTTGGGGGAGGTGTGGCCACTTCTCCAATGCTCATTGTATTCCATGGAAAATATTCCACTATTAATCCCTTGTGGCATGTGCGACATCTTG GGTGGAGTCCCGATGCCAGGTATTCAGAGCATTTTCTTCAAGAAGCTAAATTACTTCATTGGAATGGAAGGTATAAACCTTGGGATTACCCTAGTGTTCATAATGACCTATGGGAAAACTGGTTTATCCCTGACCCATCAGGGAAGTTCAAAATGATTCGTCCCAATAGCTGA
- the GLT8D2 gene encoding glycosyltransferase 8 domain-containing protein 2 isoform X1: MALLRKINQILLFLLVLTICVILYNKVHKVPSTLNNETIDLESPEEMEEEIPVVICAATGRMGAAVAAISSIYSNTDANVLFYIVGLKNTIPHIRRWIENTKLKEIKYKIVEFNPMVLKGKIRPDASRPELLQPLNFVRYYLPLLIHKHEKVIYLDDDVIVQGDIQELYDTKLDPGHAAAFSDDCDLPSTHEMVRSVGMQNTYMGYLDYRKQTIRDLGISPSTCSFNPGVIVANMTEWKHQRITKQLEKWMQRNVEENLYSSTLGGGVATSPMLIVFHGKYSTINPLWHVRHLGWSPDARYSEHFLQEAKLLHWNGRYKPWDYPSVHNDLWENWFIPDPSGKFKMIRPNS, encoded by the exons TTAATCAGATCTTATTATTCCTACTTGTTTTGACCATCTGTGTCATTCTGTATAATAAAGTTCACAAGGTGCCATCTACATTAAATAATGAAACAA TTGATTTGGAGAGTCCCGAGGAGATGGAAGAAGAAATTCCAGTGGTGATATGTGCTGCTACGGGTAGAATGGGCGCAGCCGTAGCAGCAATCAGCAGCATCTACAGCAACACGGATGCTAATGTTTTGTTCTACATCGTTGGCCTGAAGAACACAATTCCACATATCCG AAGATGGATTGAAAATACCAAATTGAAAGAAATAAAGTATAAAATTGTGGAGTTCAACCCTATGGtactaaaaggaaaaataagaccAGATGCATCACGCCCTGAGTTACTCCAGCCT ctgAACTTCGTTCGATATTATCTCCCCCTGCTTATCCACAAACATGAGAAAGTCATATATTTGGATGATGATGTGATTGTGCAAG GTGACATCCAGGAACTGTATGACACAAAGCTAGATCCAGGCCATGCTGCAGCTTTTTCAGACGACTGTGATTTGCCTTCTACTCATGAAATGGTGAGAAGTGTAGGAATGCAG AACACATACATGGGATATCTGGACTACCGGAAGCAAACAATTAGAGACCTTGGCATCAGCCCCAGCACTTGCTCCTTTAACCCTGGTGTAATTGTGGCTAATATGACAGAATGGAAGCACCAGCGGATTACAAAGCAATTAGAAAAATGGATGCAAAGAAATGTAGA AGAAAACCTCTACAGCAGCACCCTTGGGGGAGGTGTGGCCACTTCTCCAATGCTCATTGTATTCCATGGAAAATATTCCACTATTAATCCCTTGTGGCATGTGCGACATCTTG GGTGGAGTCCCGATGCCAGGTATTCAGAGCATTTTCTTCAAGAAGCTAAATTACTTCATTGGAATGGAAGGTATAAACCTTGGGATTACCCTAGTGTTCATAATGACCTATGGGAAAACTGGTTTATCCCTGACCCATCAGGGAAGTTCAAAATGATTCGTCCCAATAGCTGA